One Cryptomeria japonica chromosome 9, Sugi_1.0, whole genome shotgun sequence genomic window carries:
- the LOC131073933 gene encoding pentatricopeptide repeat-containing protein At5g50390, chloroplastic, whose protein sequence is MAVPGPSLGLFPYCHWHQKKYLPYTVNECNNINDSLHHFVGCSTGKAAALIEAIQPKLKLILPDYIQDNQEDSISETIKNLCKEGKFQVALDIFYILKKRQDVSIDSEVYAVLLDGCYNMRSIRAVEESRRVHRHMVESGIEVDSSLSAKLVFMYANRGKLLDARQVFEKMPERGLVTWNAMIGGYVKNGRSDEALRMFCEMIEEGVVMDNYTLGSVLRACASKCELGVGRQLHGCAIRMEFQNNVYVGSALLDMYSKCGRIEDARKVFDKLLKKNVVSWNAMIAGYAQHGYEVETLRLFGEMQFAGVKADHFTFPIILRACSRLALLGQAKQVHGVVVRYELELDFVLGGALVNLYSKWGRIENAHQVFDKMPEKSIISWNAMIAGYGIHGRGKEAILLFEQMQREGYKPNHVSLSTILSACSYSGLVDAGWQYFDSMRQDYGISPRARHYACMVEIIGRSGNLDDAYHFIRKIPIRHNAHAWGALLGACRILVNVKLGEVAAEHLFKLEPNKIGNYLAMLDIYVAAGKKEHAARLRKMMEDRGLIQGSECSWIEVKGCVHMFITGDRLHPLREEIYALLKKLTTQLKEAGFLKIIAFVLTAIPQLSLSPRLLIEKLSFEILNAFIISKEDCVLVGIIGEPYSKINHPLL, encoded by the exons ATGGCTGTACCAGGGCCATCATTGGGATTGTTCCCATATTGCCACTGGCACCAAAAAAAATATCTTCCTTACACTGTCAACGAGTGTAATAACATCAATGACTCACTTCATCATTTTGTGGGTTGTTCAACCGGTAAGGCAGCCGCTCTCATTGAAGCAATCCAACCTAAGCTTAAACTAATCCTCCCAGACTACATACAGGATAACCAAGAAGATTCTATCTCTGAAACAATTAAGAATCTCTGTAAAGAAGGGAAATTTCAGGTTGCCTTAGATATTTTTTATATTCTGAAGAAACGCCAAGATGTTAGTATAGACAGTGAAGTATATGCTGTTCTTCTGGATGGGTGCTACAACATGAGAAGCATAAGAGCTGTGGAAGAGAGCAGGAGAGTTCACAGGCACATGGTGGAATCAGGGATTGAAGTGGATTCTTCTCTGAGTGCAAAACTTGTGTTTATGTATGCCAATCGTGGGAAGCTGTTGGATGCACGCCAAGtgtttgaaaaaatgcctgaacGAGGTCTGGTGACATGGAATGCGATGATTGGAGGCTATGTGAAGAATGGGCGTAGTGATGAGGCTCTGAGAATGTTTTGTGAGATGATAGAGGAAGGAGTGGTGATGGATAATTATACGCTTGGAAGCGTTCTCAGAGCGTGTGCTTCAAAGTGTGAACTTGGGGTGGGACGACAGCTCCATGGTTGTGCTATTAGAATGGAGTTTCAGAATAATGTATATGTGGGAAGCGCTCTTCTTGATATGTATTCTAAATGTGGGAGAATTGAAGATGCACGCAAAGTGTTTGACAAATTGCTTAAGAAAAATGTGGTGTcttggaatgccatgattgcaggatatgcccaACATGGGTATGAAGTGGAGACTTTGAGATTGTTTGGTGAAATGCAGTTTGCAGGGGTGAAGGCAGACCATTTCACCTTTCCGATCATTCTTCGGGCTTGCAGTCGGTTGGCATTGCTGGGACAGGCGAAGCAGGTTCATGGAGTGGTTGTTAGATATGAACTTGAGCTAGATTTTGTGCTGGGGGGTGCGCTTGTGAATTTGTATAGCAAATGGGGAAGGATAGAAAATGCTcaccaagtgtttgacaaaatgcctgagaagAGTATTATCtcttggaatgcaatgattgcaggttATGGTATTCATGGACGAGGGAAAGAAGCTATACTGCTTTTTGAGCAAATGCAAAGAGAGGGGTACAAACCGAACCATGTTAGCTTATCAACTATTCTGTCTGCATGCAGTTATTCTGGTTTGGTTGATGCAGGATGGCAATACTTCGATTCCATGAGGCAGGATTATGGCATTTCTCCAAGAGCACGGCATTATGCCTGCATGGTTGAAATTATTGGTCGCAGTGGGAACTTGGATGATGCTTATCATTTCATCAGAAAAATCCCTATCAGGCATAACGCACATGCGTGGGGTGCTTTGCTTGGTGCTTGTAGAATCCTCGTAAACGTTAAATTAGGAGAGGTGGCTGCAGAACATCTCTTCAAACTAGAGCCCAACAAGATTGGAAATTATCTAGCGATGCTAGATATCTATGTTGCAGCAGGGAAGAAAGAGCATGCAGCAAGGTTGAGGAAAATGATGGAAGATAGGGGATTGATTCAGGGTTCAGAATGCAGCTGGATTGAGGTCAAGGGGTGTGTTCACATGTTCATTACGGGAGATAGGTTACACCCACTAAGGGAAGAGATCTATGCATTGTTGAAGAAGCTGACCACCCAGTTGAAAGAAGCAGG GTTTCTCAAAATCATCGCATTTGTGCTGACTGCCATACCACAATTAAGTTTATCTCCAAGGTTGTTGATCGAGAAATTGTCGTTCGAGATCCTAAATGCTTTCATCATTTCAAAGGAGGATTGTGTTCTTGTGGGGATTATTGGTGAACCTTATTCAAAAATCAACCATCCCCTGCTGTAG